From Mustela erminea isolate mMusErm1 chromosome 1, mMusErm1.Pri, whole genome shotgun sequence, a single genomic window includes:
- the METTL6 gene encoding tRNA N(3)-methylcytidine methyltransferase METTL6, which yields MASLQRKGLQARVLSSEEEEKLKRDQALVSDFKQQKLEKEAQKNWDLFYKRNSTNFFKDRHWTTREFEELRSCKEFEDQKLTILEAGCGVGNCLFPLLEEDVNIFAYACDFSPRAVEYVKQNPLYNAERCKVFQCDLTKDDLLEHVPPESVDVVLLIFVLSAVHPDKMHLVLKNIYQVLKPGKSVLFRDYGLYDHAMLRFRAGSKLGENFYARQDGTRSYFFTDEFLARLFMDTGYEEVVNEYVFRETVNKKEGLCVPRVFLQSKFRKCPKNPSPVSLGLDPKS from the exons ATGGCTTCTTTACAAAGGAAAGGGCTGCAGGCAAGGGTTCTCAGCTctgaagaagaagagaaactgaaaagagaTCAGGCTTTGGTGTCTGATTTTAAGcagcaaaaactggaaaaagaggCTCAGAAGAACTGGGACcttttttacaaaagaaatagtACTAACTTCTTCAAAGATAGACACTGGACCACAAGAGAGTTTGAGGAGCTCAGATCATGTAAAGAG TTTGAAGATCAAAAATTGACTATACTTGAAGCTGGCTGTGGTGTTGGGAACTGCTTATTCCCACTTTTAGAAGAAGATGTGAATATCTTTGCCTATGCCTGTGATTTTTCTCCAAGAGCGGTTGAATACGTCAAG CAAAATCCTTTATACAACGCAGAAAGATGCAAGGTATTCCAGTGTGATCTAACCAAAGATGACCTTCTGGAACATGTGCCCCCAGAGTCTGTGGATGTTGTCTTATTGATATTTGTACTCTCTGCTGTTCACCCTGATAAGATGCACcttgtcttaaaaaatatttaccag GTATTAAAACCAGGCAAAAGCGTCTTGTTTCGGGACTATGGGCTGTATGATCATGCCATGCTTAGGTTTAGAGCTGGCAGCAAACTTGGAGAAAACTTCTATGCTAGACAAGATGGAACCAGATCATATTTTTTTACTGATG AATTCCTGGCTCGGCTCTTTATGGACACAGGTTATGAAGAAGTGGTGAATGAGTATGTGTTCCGtgaaacagtgaacaaaaaagAAGGCCTGTGTGTGCCAAGAGTTTTCCTTCAGAGCAAATTCCGAAAGTGTCCTAAGAACCCATCTCCTGTGAGCCTGGGCCTGGATCCCAAGTCCTGA